A region of the Serinicoccus profundi genome:
TCCTCGACCGCGAGGTCGTCCCCTTCGACGCGCTGCCCGAGACCGGTCGCAAGACCTACGTCCTCGACACCTCGGTGCTGCTCTCCGACCCACGCGCCCTGCTGCGCTTCGCCGAGCACGAGGTCGTGCTGCCGGTGGTGGTCATCACCGAGCTGGAGGGCAAGCGCCACCACCCCGAGCTGGGCTACTTCGCCCGGCAGGCGTTGCGGATGCTCGACGACCTGAGGGTGGCCAACGGCACGCTGAGCGAGCCGGTTCCGGTGGGTGAGGCCGGCGGCACGCTGCGGGTCGAGCTCAACCACACCGACCCGACCGCGCTGCCGGCGGGCTTCCGGCTGGGCGACAACGACACCCGGATCCTGGCGGTAGCGGCCAACCTCTCGGCCGAGGGGCACGACGTCACCGTGGTGAGCAAGGACCTCCCGATGCGGGTCAAGGCGTCGGCGGTCGGGCTCGACGCGCAGGAGTACCGCGCCGAGCTGGCCGTGGACAGCGGCTGGACCGGCATGGCTGAGATCGAGGTCGACGACGAGCAGATGCGCCAGCTCTACGACAGCGGCCGGTTGGAGCACCCCGGAGCCGCCGGCCTGCGGACGCATACCGGCCTCACGATCCTCGGCGCCTCCGGCAGTGCGCTGGGGCGGGTGACTCCCGACCACGCCATCAAGCTCGTGCGGGGCGACCGCGACGCCTTCGGGCTGCACGGCCGCTCGGCCGAGCAGCGGATCGCCCTCGACCTCCTGCTCGACCCGGACGTCGGCATCATCAGCCTCGGTGGGCGCGCGGGCACCGGCAAGAGCGCCCTCGCGTTGTGCGCCGGTCTCGAGGCGGTGATGGAGCGCCGCCAGCACCGCAAGGTCATCGTCTTCCGCCCGTTGTATGCCGTCGGTGGCCAGGAGCTGGGCTACCTCCCGGGCAGCGAGGGCGACAAGATGGGCCCGTGGGCGCAGGCGGTCTTCGACACCCTCGGCGCCGTCGTCTCCAAGGAGGTGGTCGAGGAGATCCTGGACC
Encoded here:
- a CDS encoding PhoH family protein, producing the protein MSLRPSTTTADVLDREVVPFDALPETGRKTYVLDTSVLLSDPRALLRFAEHEVVLPVVVITELEGKRHHPELGYFARQALRMLDDLRVANGTLSEPVPVGEAGGTLRVELNHTDPTALPAGFRLGDNDTRILAVAANLSAEGHDVTVVSKDLPMRVKASAVGLDAQEYRAELAVDSGWTGMAEIEVDDEQMRQLYDSGRLEHPGAAGLRTHTGLTILGASGSALGRVTPDHAIKLVRGDRDAFGLHGRSAEQRIALDLLLDPDVGIISLGGRAGTGKSALALCAGLEAVMERRQHRKVIVFRPLYAVGGQELGYLPGSEGDKMGPWAQAVFDTLGAVVSKEVVEEILDRDMLEVLPLTHIRGRSLHDAFVIVDEAQSLERNVLLTVLSRIGQSSRVVLTHDVAQRDNLRVGRHDGVAAVIEALKGHPLFAHVTLHRSERSPIAALVTEMLEGADALL